The Rhinolophus sinicus isolate RSC01 linkage group LG09, ASM3656204v1, whole genome shotgun sequence genome includes a window with the following:
- the MEP1B gene encoding meprin A subunit beta isoform X1, producing the protein MVSTLVSVLCLAPRGFRLDVDGGLDQDIFDINEDLGLDLFEGDIKLDWTQDRNSIIGEKYRWPHTIPYVLEDSLEMNAKGVILNAFERYRLKTCIDFKPWNGEANYISVFKGSGCWSSVGNQHVGRQELSIGANCDRIATIQHEFLHALGFWHEQSRSDRDDYVSIIWDRIQLGREHNFNTYDDQTSDSLNVPYDYTSVMHYSKTAFQNGTQPTIVTKISDFMDVIGQRMDFSDYDLLKLNRLYNCSSSLTFMDSCNFELENVCGMIQSSGDNADWKRLSQVPSGPESDHSNMGQCKGSGFFMHFDSSSVNVGDTAVLESRMLYPKRGFQCLQFYLYNSGSINDQLNIYVREYSADNVNGTLTLVKEIKDIPIGSWQLYYVTLKVTNKFRVVFGGVRGGVTSLGGLSIDDINLSETQCPHHIWRIRNFTQFIGSPNGTLYSPPFYSSKGYAFQIFLNLTHLTNAGIYFHLISGANDDQLQWPCPWQQATMTLLDQNPDIRQRMSNQRSVTTDPFMTTENGDYFWDKPSKVGEVAFFPNGTEFRRGKGYGTSAFITHARLKSRDFIKGDDVYILLTVEDISHLNSTQLLPTPTTPKPNISDVCTNFKCENDGICIDRDGKAECRCPSGEDWWYMGEKCEKRGSTRDTIVIAASSTAAVFAFMLIVTLVSVYCTRKRYRAKTSSNTADMTLENRHAF; encoded by the exons ATGGTGTCTACCTTGGTTTCTGTTCTCTGCCTCGCTCCTCGTGGTTTCCGGCTTG atgtcGATGGTGGGCTTGACCAGGATATATTTGATATCAATGAAG aTTTGGGACTGGATCTTTTTGAGGGAGACATCAAACTTGATTGG ACACAAGATAGAAATTCCATCATTGGAGAAAAATATAGATGGCCACATACCATTCCATATGTTCTAGAAGATAGCTTGG aaatGAATGCTAAGGGAGTGATTCTGAATGCATTTGAACGCTATCGCCTAAAAACCTGCATTGACTTCAAGCCTTGGAATGGGGAAGCTAACTACATATCCGTGTTCAAGGGCAGTGG CTGCTGGTCTTCAGTGGGAAATCAGCATGTTGGGAGGCAAGAACTCTCCATTGGGGCAAACTGTGACAGAATAGCAACGATTCAACACGAGTTTCTCCACGCACTGGGATTCTGGCATGAGCAGTCGCGTTCTGACCGGGATGATTATGTCAGCATAATTTGGGACAGAATTCAGTTAG GCAGAGAGCACAATTTTAACACCTATGATGACCAAACCTCGGACTCTTTGAATGTCCCCTATGATTACACTTCAGTCATGCATTACAGTAAAACGGCCTTCCAAAATGGAACACAGCCAACAATTGTGACAAAAATCTCAGACTTCATGGATGTGATTGGCCAACGGATGGATTTCAGCGACTATGATCTCTTAAAGTTGAATCGACTGTATAACTGCT CCTCTTCCTTGACTTTTATGGACTCGTGCAATTTTGAACTGGAGAATGTGTGTGGTATGATTCAAAGTTCAGGTGATAATGCTGACTGGAAGCGGCTGTCACAGGTTCCCAGCGGGCCCGAGAGTGACCactccaacatgggccagtgcaAAG GTTCTGGTTTCTTCATGCATTTCGACAGTAGTTCTGTAAATGTGGGGGACACAGCAGTGCTAGAAAGTAGAATGCTGTACCCTAAAAGAGGATTTCAGTGcttgcaattttatttatataacagtGGAAGTATAAATGACCAACTGAACATCTACGTCAGGGAATATTCTGCAGACAATGTGAATGGTACTTTAACCCtcgtgaaagaaataaaag ATATACCTATTGGGAGCTGGCAACTTTACTACGTAACACTGAAAGTAACCAACAAATTCAGAGTGGTGTTTGGAGGGGTCAGAGGCGGTGTTACATCATTGGGTGGCCTGTCTATTGATGACATCAATCTTTCGGAAACACAGTGCCCTCATCATATCTGGCGTATAAGGAATTTCACACAGTTCATTGGCAGTCCAAATGGAACTCTATATAGCCCTCCATTTTATTCTTCTAAAGGTTATGCCTTTCAGATTTTCTTGAATCTAACCCATTTGACTAATGCAGGAATATATTTCCACTTGATCTCTGGAGCCAATGATGATCAATTACAGTGGCCGTGTCCTTGGCAACAAGCCACAATGACACTCTTGGATCAAAATCCTGACATTCGACAGCGTATGTCCAACCAGCGGAGTGTAACTACAGACCCATTTATGACCACCG AGAATGGAGACTACTTTTGGGACAAGCCTTCCAAAGTGGGAGAAGTGGCTTTTTTCCCTAACGGGACTGAGTTTAGAAGAGGTAAAGGCTATGGAACCAGTGCCTTTATAACCCATGCAAGGCTGAAAAGCAGAGATTTTATAAAAGGAGATGATGTTTATATCCTGCTGACAGTGGAAG ACATATCCCACCTTAATTCTACACAACTGCTGCCAACCCCAACTACTCCCAAACCCAACATCAGTGACGTTTGCACAAACTTCAAATGTGAGAATGATGGCATCTGCATTGACCGAGATGGCAAAGCTGAGTGCAG GTGTCCGTCGGGGGAAGACTGGTGGTACATGGGAGAAAAGTGTGAAAAGAGAGGTTCAACTCGAGATACCATTGTCATTGCCGCATCTTCCACCGCGGCTGTGTTTGCCTTCATGCTGATAGTCACCCTCGTCAGCGTCTATTGTACCCGGAAGAGATATCGGGCAAAGACAAGTTCAAATACGGCAGATATGACTCTGGAAAAT CGGCATGCATTTTGA
- the MEP1B gene encoding meprin A subunit beta isoform X4 — translation MDSWCLPWFLFSASLLVVSGLPTPDNFDVDGGLDQDIFDINEDLGLDLFEGDIKLDWTQDRNSIIGEKYRWPHTIPYVLEDSLEMNAKGVILNAFERYRLKTCIDFKPWNGEANYISVFKGSGCWSSVGNQHVGRQELSIGANCDRIATIQHEFLHALGFWHEQSRSDRDDYVSIIWDRIQLGREHNFNTYDDQTSDSLNVPYDYTSVMHYSKTAFQNGTQPTIVTKISDFMDVIGQRMDFSDYDLLKLNRLYNCSSSLTFMDSCNFELENVCGMIQSSGDNADWKRLSQVPSGPESDHSNMGQCKGSGFFMHFDSSSVNVGDTAVLESRMLYPKRGFQCLQFYLYNSGSINDQLNIYVREYSADNVNGTLTLVKEIKDIPIGSWQLYYVTLKVTNKFRVVFGGVRGGVTSLGGLSIDDINLSETQCPHHIWRIRNFTQFIGSPNGTLYSPPFYSSKGYAFQIFLNLTHLTNAGIYFHLISGANDDQLQWPCPWQQATMTLLDQNPDIRQRMSNQRSVTTDPFMTTENGDYFWDKPSKVGEVAFFPNGTEFRRGKGYGTSAFITHARLKSRDFIKGDDVYILLTVEDISHLNSTQLLPTPTTPKPNISDVCTNFKCENDGICIDRDGKAECRCPSGEDWWYMGEKCEKRGSTRDTIVIAASSTAAVFAFMLIVTLVSVYCTRKRYRAKTSSNTADMTLENRHAF, via the exons ATGGATTCATGGTGTCTACCTTGGTTTCTGTTCTCTGCCTCGCTCCTCGTGGTTTCCGGCTTG CCAACTCCAGACAATTTTG atgtcGATGGTGGGCTTGACCAGGATATATTTGATATCAATGAAG aTTTGGGACTGGATCTTTTTGAGGGAGACATCAAACTTGATTGG ACACAAGATAGAAATTCCATCATTGGAGAAAAATATAGATGGCCACATACCATTCCATATGTTCTAGAAGATAGCTTGG aaatGAATGCTAAGGGAGTGATTCTGAATGCATTTGAACGCTATCGCCTAAAAACCTGCATTGACTTCAAGCCTTGGAATGGGGAAGCTAACTACATATCCGTGTTCAAGGGCAGTGG CTGCTGGTCTTCAGTGGGAAATCAGCATGTTGGGAGGCAAGAACTCTCCATTGGGGCAAACTGTGACAGAATAGCAACGATTCAACACGAGTTTCTCCACGCACTGGGATTCTGGCATGAGCAGTCGCGTTCTGACCGGGATGATTATGTCAGCATAATTTGGGACAGAATTCAGTTAG GCAGAGAGCACAATTTTAACACCTATGATGACCAAACCTCGGACTCTTTGAATGTCCCCTATGATTACACTTCAGTCATGCATTACAGTAAAACGGCCTTCCAAAATGGAACACAGCCAACAATTGTGACAAAAATCTCAGACTTCATGGATGTGATTGGCCAACGGATGGATTTCAGCGACTATGATCTCTTAAAGTTGAATCGACTGTATAACTGCT CCTCTTCCTTGACTTTTATGGACTCGTGCAATTTTGAACTGGAGAATGTGTGTGGTATGATTCAAAGTTCAGGTGATAATGCTGACTGGAAGCGGCTGTCACAGGTTCCCAGCGGGCCCGAGAGTGACCactccaacatgggccagtgcaAAG GTTCTGGTTTCTTCATGCATTTCGACAGTAGTTCTGTAAATGTGGGGGACACAGCAGTGCTAGAAAGTAGAATGCTGTACCCTAAAAGAGGATTTCAGTGcttgcaattttatttatataacagtGGAAGTATAAATGACCAACTGAACATCTACGTCAGGGAATATTCTGCAGACAATGTGAATGGTACTTTAACCCtcgtgaaagaaataaaag ATATACCTATTGGGAGCTGGCAACTTTACTACGTAACACTGAAAGTAACCAACAAATTCAGAGTGGTGTTTGGAGGGGTCAGAGGCGGTGTTACATCATTGGGTGGCCTGTCTATTGATGACATCAATCTTTCGGAAACACAGTGCCCTCATCATATCTGGCGTATAAGGAATTTCACACAGTTCATTGGCAGTCCAAATGGAACTCTATATAGCCCTCCATTTTATTCTTCTAAAGGTTATGCCTTTCAGATTTTCTTGAATCTAACCCATTTGACTAATGCAGGAATATATTTCCACTTGATCTCTGGAGCCAATGATGATCAATTACAGTGGCCGTGTCCTTGGCAACAAGCCACAATGACACTCTTGGATCAAAATCCTGACATTCGACAGCGTATGTCCAACCAGCGGAGTGTAACTACAGACCCATTTATGACCACCG AGAATGGAGACTACTTTTGGGACAAGCCTTCCAAAGTGGGAGAAGTGGCTTTTTTCCCTAACGGGACTGAGTTTAGAAGAGGTAAAGGCTATGGAACCAGTGCCTTTATAACCCATGCAAGGCTGAAAAGCAGAGATTTTATAAAAGGAGATGATGTTTATATCCTGCTGACAGTGGAAG ACATATCCCACCTTAATTCTACACAACTGCTGCCAACCCCAACTACTCCCAAACCCAACATCAGTGACGTTTGCACAAACTTCAAATGTGAGAATGATGGCATCTGCATTGACCGAGATGGCAAAGCTGAGTGCAG GTGTCCGTCGGGGGAAGACTGGTGGTACATGGGAGAAAAGTGTGAAAAGAGAGGTTCAACTCGAGATACCATTGTCATTGCCGCATCTTCCACCGCGGCTGTGTTTGCCTTCATGCTGATAGTCACCCTCGTCAGCGTCTATTGTACCCGGAAGAGATATCGGGCAAAGACAAGTTCAAATACGGCAGATATGACTCTGGAAAAT CGGCATGCATTTTGA
- the MEP1B gene encoding meprin A subunit beta isoform X3 codes for MNAKGVILNAFERYRLKTCIDFKPWNGEANYISVFKGSGCWSSVGNQHVGRQELSIGANCDRIATIQHEFLHALGFWHEQSRSDRDDYVSIIWDRIQLGREHNFNTYDDQTSDSLNVPYDYTSVMHYSKTAFQNGTQPTIVTKISDFMDVIGQRMDFSDYDLLKLNRLYNCSSSLTFMDSCNFELENVCGMIQSSGDNADWKRLSQVPSGPESDHSNMGQCKGSGFFMHFDSSSVNVGDTAVLESRMLYPKRGFQCLQFYLYNSGSINDQLNIYVREYSADNVNGTLTLVKEIKDIPIGSWQLYYVTLKVTNKFRVVFGGVRGGVTSLGGLSIDDINLSETQCPHHIWRIRNFTQFIGSPNGTLYSPPFYSSKGYAFQIFLNLTHLTNAGIYFHLISGANDDQLQWPCPWQQATMTLLDQNPDIRQRMSNQRSVTTDPFMTTENGDYFWDKPSKVGEVAFFPNGTEFRRGKGYGTSAFITHARLKSRDFIKGDDVYILLTVEDISHLNSTQLLPTPTTPKPNISDVCTNFKCENDGICIDRDGKAECRCPSGEDWWYMGEKCEKRGSTRDTIVIAASSTAAVFAFMLIVTLVSVYCTRKRYRAKTSSNTADMTLENRHAF; via the exons atGAATGCTAAGGGAGTGATTCTGAATGCATTTGAACGCTATCGCCTAAAAACCTGCATTGACTTCAAGCCTTGGAATGGGGAAGCTAACTACATATCCGTGTTCAAGGGCAGTGG CTGCTGGTCTTCAGTGGGAAATCAGCATGTTGGGAGGCAAGAACTCTCCATTGGGGCAAACTGTGACAGAATAGCAACGATTCAACACGAGTTTCTCCACGCACTGGGATTCTGGCATGAGCAGTCGCGTTCTGACCGGGATGATTATGTCAGCATAATTTGGGACAGAATTCAGTTAG GCAGAGAGCACAATTTTAACACCTATGATGACCAAACCTCGGACTCTTTGAATGTCCCCTATGATTACACTTCAGTCATGCATTACAGTAAAACGGCCTTCCAAAATGGAACACAGCCAACAATTGTGACAAAAATCTCAGACTTCATGGATGTGATTGGCCAACGGATGGATTTCAGCGACTATGATCTCTTAAAGTTGAATCGACTGTATAACTGCT CCTCTTCCTTGACTTTTATGGACTCGTGCAATTTTGAACTGGAGAATGTGTGTGGTATGATTCAAAGTTCAGGTGATAATGCTGACTGGAAGCGGCTGTCACAGGTTCCCAGCGGGCCCGAGAGTGACCactccaacatgggccagtgcaAAG GTTCTGGTTTCTTCATGCATTTCGACAGTAGTTCTGTAAATGTGGGGGACACAGCAGTGCTAGAAAGTAGAATGCTGTACCCTAAAAGAGGATTTCAGTGcttgcaattttatttatataacagtGGAAGTATAAATGACCAACTGAACATCTACGTCAGGGAATATTCTGCAGACAATGTGAATGGTACTTTAACCCtcgtgaaagaaataaaag ATATACCTATTGGGAGCTGGCAACTTTACTACGTAACACTGAAAGTAACCAACAAATTCAGAGTGGTGTTTGGAGGGGTCAGAGGCGGTGTTACATCATTGGGTGGCCTGTCTATTGATGACATCAATCTTTCGGAAACACAGTGCCCTCATCATATCTGGCGTATAAGGAATTTCACACAGTTCATTGGCAGTCCAAATGGAACTCTATATAGCCCTCCATTTTATTCTTCTAAAGGTTATGCCTTTCAGATTTTCTTGAATCTAACCCATTTGACTAATGCAGGAATATATTTCCACTTGATCTCTGGAGCCAATGATGATCAATTACAGTGGCCGTGTCCTTGGCAACAAGCCACAATGACACTCTTGGATCAAAATCCTGACATTCGACAGCGTATGTCCAACCAGCGGAGTGTAACTACAGACCCATTTATGACCACCG AGAATGGAGACTACTTTTGGGACAAGCCTTCCAAAGTGGGAGAAGTGGCTTTTTTCCCTAACGGGACTGAGTTTAGAAGAGGTAAAGGCTATGGAACCAGTGCCTTTATAACCCATGCAAGGCTGAAAAGCAGAGATTTTATAAAAGGAGATGATGTTTATATCCTGCTGACAGTGGAAG ACATATCCCACCTTAATTCTACACAACTGCTGCCAACCCCAACTACTCCCAAACCCAACATCAGTGACGTTTGCACAAACTTCAAATGTGAGAATGATGGCATCTGCATTGACCGAGATGGCAAAGCTGAGTGCAG GTGTCCGTCGGGGGAAGACTGGTGGTACATGGGAGAAAAGTGTGAAAAGAGAGGTTCAACTCGAGATACCATTGTCATTGCCGCATCTTCCACCGCGGCTGTGTTTGCCTTCATGCTGATAGTCACCCTCGTCAGCGTCTATTGTACCCGGAAGAGATATCGGGCAAAGACAAGTTCAAATACGGCAGATATGACTCTGGAAAAT CGGCATGCATTTTGA
- the MEP1B gene encoding meprin A subunit beta isoform X2 has protein sequence MAPEKEIWDKIRALKNNQIEMNAKGVILNAFERYRLKTCIDFKPWNGEANYISVFKGSGCWSSVGNQHVGRQELSIGANCDRIATIQHEFLHALGFWHEQSRSDRDDYVSIIWDRIQLGREHNFNTYDDQTSDSLNVPYDYTSVMHYSKTAFQNGTQPTIVTKISDFMDVIGQRMDFSDYDLLKLNRLYNCSSSLTFMDSCNFELENVCGMIQSSGDNADWKRLSQVPSGPESDHSNMGQCKGSGFFMHFDSSSVNVGDTAVLESRMLYPKRGFQCLQFYLYNSGSINDQLNIYVREYSADNVNGTLTLVKEIKDIPIGSWQLYYVTLKVTNKFRVVFGGVRGGVTSLGGLSIDDINLSETQCPHHIWRIRNFTQFIGSPNGTLYSPPFYSSKGYAFQIFLNLTHLTNAGIYFHLISGANDDQLQWPCPWQQATMTLLDQNPDIRQRMSNQRSVTTDPFMTTENGDYFWDKPSKVGEVAFFPNGTEFRRGKGYGTSAFITHARLKSRDFIKGDDVYILLTVEDISHLNSTQLLPTPTTPKPNISDVCTNFKCENDGICIDRDGKAECRCPSGEDWWYMGEKCEKRGSTRDTIVIAASSTAAVFAFMLIVTLVSVYCTRKRYRAKTSSNTADMTLENRHAF, from the exons ATGGCTCCAGAGAAAGAGATATGGGACAAAATAAGGGCTCTGAAGAATAATCAAATAG aaatGAATGCTAAGGGAGTGATTCTGAATGCATTTGAACGCTATCGCCTAAAAACCTGCATTGACTTCAAGCCTTGGAATGGGGAAGCTAACTACATATCCGTGTTCAAGGGCAGTGG CTGCTGGTCTTCAGTGGGAAATCAGCATGTTGGGAGGCAAGAACTCTCCATTGGGGCAAACTGTGACAGAATAGCAACGATTCAACACGAGTTTCTCCACGCACTGGGATTCTGGCATGAGCAGTCGCGTTCTGACCGGGATGATTATGTCAGCATAATTTGGGACAGAATTCAGTTAG GCAGAGAGCACAATTTTAACACCTATGATGACCAAACCTCGGACTCTTTGAATGTCCCCTATGATTACACTTCAGTCATGCATTACAGTAAAACGGCCTTCCAAAATGGAACACAGCCAACAATTGTGACAAAAATCTCAGACTTCATGGATGTGATTGGCCAACGGATGGATTTCAGCGACTATGATCTCTTAAAGTTGAATCGACTGTATAACTGCT CCTCTTCCTTGACTTTTATGGACTCGTGCAATTTTGAACTGGAGAATGTGTGTGGTATGATTCAAAGTTCAGGTGATAATGCTGACTGGAAGCGGCTGTCACAGGTTCCCAGCGGGCCCGAGAGTGACCactccaacatgggccagtgcaAAG GTTCTGGTTTCTTCATGCATTTCGACAGTAGTTCTGTAAATGTGGGGGACACAGCAGTGCTAGAAAGTAGAATGCTGTACCCTAAAAGAGGATTTCAGTGcttgcaattttatttatataacagtGGAAGTATAAATGACCAACTGAACATCTACGTCAGGGAATATTCTGCAGACAATGTGAATGGTACTTTAACCCtcgtgaaagaaataaaag ATATACCTATTGGGAGCTGGCAACTTTACTACGTAACACTGAAAGTAACCAACAAATTCAGAGTGGTGTTTGGAGGGGTCAGAGGCGGTGTTACATCATTGGGTGGCCTGTCTATTGATGACATCAATCTTTCGGAAACACAGTGCCCTCATCATATCTGGCGTATAAGGAATTTCACACAGTTCATTGGCAGTCCAAATGGAACTCTATATAGCCCTCCATTTTATTCTTCTAAAGGTTATGCCTTTCAGATTTTCTTGAATCTAACCCATTTGACTAATGCAGGAATATATTTCCACTTGATCTCTGGAGCCAATGATGATCAATTACAGTGGCCGTGTCCTTGGCAACAAGCCACAATGACACTCTTGGATCAAAATCCTGACATTCGACAGCGTATGTCCAACCAGCGGAGTGTAACTACAGACCCATTTATGACCACCG AGAATGGAGACTACTTTTGGGACAAGCCTTCCAAAGTGGGAGAAGTGGCTTTTTTCCCTAACGGGACTGAGTTTAGAAGAGGTAAAGGCTATGGAACCAGTGCCTTTATAACCCATGCAAGGCTGAAAAGCAGAGATTTTATAAAAGGAGATGATGTTTATATCCTGCTGACAGTGGAAG ACATATCCCACCTTAATTCTACACAACTGCTGCCAACCCCAACTACTCCCAAACCCAACATCAGTGACGTTTGCACAAACTTCAAATGTGAGAATGATGGCATCTGCATTGACCGAGATGGCAAAGCTGAGTGCAG GTGTCCGTCGGGGGAAGACTGGTGGTACATGGGAGAAAAGTGTGAAAAGAGAGGTTCAACTCGAGATACCATTGTCATTGCCGCATCTTCCACCGCGGCTGTGTTTGCCTTCATGCTGATAGTCACCCTCGTCAGCGTCTATTGTACCCGGAAGAGATATCGGGCAAAGACAAGTTCAAATACGGCAGATATGACTCTGGAAAAT CGGCATGCATTTTGA